Within the Nocardioides humi genome, the region AGGCCTTGTTGGACTCGGCCATCTTGTGGGTGTCCTCGCGCTTCTTCACCGCGGCACCGAGGCCGTTGGCAGCGTCGAGGATCTCGTTCTGCAGGCGCTCGGCCATGGTCTTCTCGCGACGCTCCTGGGCGTAGCCGACCAGCCAGCGCAGCGACAGCGTCGTGCCGCGGTTGCCCTTGACCTCGACGGGGACCTGGTAGGTCGCGCCGCCGACGCGGCGGGACTTGACCTCGAGCGCGGGGCGCACGTTGTCGAGCGCGCGCTTGAGGGTGATGACCGGGTCGGTGCCGGTCTTCTCGCGGGTGCCCTCGAGAGCGGCGTACACGATCCGCTGAGCGACCTGCTTCTTGCCATCCTGGAGCACCTTCGAGACCAGCTGGCTCACCAGCTGCGATCCGTAGACCGGGTCGACGTCGACGGGGCGCTTCGGCGCGGGGCCCTTGCGCGGCATGTCAGCTCTTCTCCTTCTTGGCGCCGTAGCGGCTGCGAGCCTGCTTGCGGTTCTTCACGGCCTGCGTGTCGAGCGCGCCGCGGATGACCTTGTAGCGAACACCGGGCAGGTCCTTCACACGACCGCCGCGGACGAGCACGATCGAGTGCTCCTGGAGGTTGTGGCCCTCACCGGGGATGTAGGCGGTGACCTCGACGCCGCTGCTCAGGCGCACGCGGGCGACCTTGCGCAGGGCGGAGTTCGGCTTCTTGGGGTGGTGGTGTAGACGCGGGTGCACACACCGCGCCGCTGGGGCGAACCCTTCAGGGCAGGCGTCTTGGTCTTCGACACCTTGTCCTGGCGGCCCTTGCGGACCAACTGCTGAATGGTGGGCACCTGGTGGTTCCCTTTCGTCCTGTTCTCACGGCCCGGCACGGTGCCGGGCTCGGGGTGAAGCGATGATGCTGAGTGCCGGAGCGCTCCCCCGCTCACCGCGCCCGAGCGGGCGGCCGATGTGAGGGCAGGCTCGACGTGCCGGGTAGCCCCAGACACGAAGTTCGAGATTACCGGCCGCCCATAGGCGGGTCAAAATGCGGAGCGCACGCCTGGGGACGGCGGGCTCAGGCGTGGGCTCAGGCGTGGGCTCAGGCGTGGGCTCAGGCGTGGGCTCAGGTCAGCCAGCGGGTGATCGGGTCGATCGCGAAGTAGATCACGAACAGGCCGGCCACGACCCACAGCAGCGGGTGCAGCTCGCGCGCCTTGCCGCGCACCAGCTTGAGGAAGGCGAAGGACACGAAGCCCGCCCCGATGCCGACCGTGATCGAGTAGGTGAACGGCATCAGCACGATGGTCAGGAAGGCGGGCACCGCGATCTCCACGTCGCTCCAGGAGATGCCGGTGATCTGCTGCATCATCAAGAAGCCCACCAGCACCAGCGCCGGGACGGCGGCCTCGGAGGGGATCATCGCGACCAGCGGCGACAAGAAGATGGTCGCCAGGAAGAGCAGGCCGGTCACGACCGACGCGAGACCGGTCCGCGCGCCCTCGCCGACGCCCGAGGCCGACTCGATGTACGACGTGTTCGACGAGACGCCGGCCGCGCCGCCGGCGATCGCGGC harbors:
- the rpsG gene encoding 30S ribosomal protein S7, translating into MPRKGPAPKRPVDVDPVYGSQLVSQLVSKVLQDGKKQVAQRIVYAALEGTREKTGTDPVITLKRALDNVRPALEVKSRRVGGATYQVPVEVKGNRGTTLSLRWLVGYAQERREKTMAERLQNEILDAANGLGAAVKKREDTHKMAESNKAFAHYRW